Proteins from a single region of Nerophis ophidion isolate RoL-2023_Sa linkage group LG08, RoL_Noph_v1.0, whole genome shotgun sequence:
- the rbp3 gene encoding retinol-binding protein 3 yields the protein MAKAAFLIASLLVLGNVAFIHAAFSPALVVDMVKVVIDNYCSPEKLQGMKEAIAAASSNTEILNIPDGESLARVLSAGLQTTINDPRVKVSYEPNYAPVVAPVMPPLPPEQLVAVLQNSIKLDILQGNVGYMRIDHILGEAAADKIGSLLVDLVWNKVLPTSALIFDLRYTSSGDITGISYIISYFTASDPIIHIDSVFDRPSNTTTKLWSMPTLLGERYGTTKPLVILTSKNTKGIAEDVAYCLQNMKRGTVVGEKTAGGSVKLNQIKVGDTDFYVTLPTAKSINPITGSTWELAGVTPDVEVNAEDALATAIKIVELRAEVPAIIEGSAALISDNYAFEEVGVAVAAKLKGLLQNGNYSMVVSKKGLEEKLSADLNTLCGDKSLKTTSNTPVLPPMDYTPEMYIELIKVSFHTDIFENNIGYLRFDMFGDFEEVKAIAQIIVEHVWSKVVNTDAMIIDLRNNLGGPTTAIAGFCSYFFDANKQIVLDKLYDRQSGTTTELLTLPELTGTRYGSKKSLIILTSGATAGAAEEFVYILKKLGRAMIVGETTSGSSHPPKTFRVGETDIFLSIPTVHSDTTTGPAWEGTGVAPHIPVSAAAALETAKGIFNKHLGGQN from the exons ATGGCAAAGGCTGCGTTTCTGATAGCGTCTCTTCTAGTTTTAGGAAATGTTGCCTTCATACATGCTGCGTTTTCTCCCGCTCTCGTTGTTGACATGGTGAAGGTCGTCATAGACAATTACTGCTCACCAGAGAAGCTCCAAGGGATGAAGGAGGCCATTGCAGCAGCCAGCAGCAATACAGAGATCCTCAATATCCCAGATGGGGAGTCTCTGGCTAGAGTCCTCAGCGCTGGATTGCAGACCACAATCAATGATCCACGCGTGAAGGTCTCCTATGAGCCGAACTACGCCCCTGTGGTTGCCCCAGTGATGCCTCCTTTACCACCCGAGCAGCTTGTCGCCGTCCTCCAAAATTCCATCAAGCTGGACATCTTGCAAGGCAATGTCGGCTACATGAGAATCGATCACATCCTTGGCGAGGCAGCTGCTGACAAAATCGGCTCTTTGCTTGTAGACCTGGTCTGGAACAAAGTCCTGCCTACTTCCGCCCTTATCTTTGACTTGCGGTACACTAGCAGCGGGGACATCACAGGAATTTCTTACATCATATCATACTTCACTGCATCCGATCCTATCATTCACATCGACAGCGTGTTTGACCGTCCTTCAAACACCACCACTAAGCTATGGTCCATGCCCACCCTGCTGGGCGAGCGATACGGCACAACCAAACCTCTCGTTATCCTCACAAGCAAGAACACCAAAGGTATCGCTGAAGATGTTGCCTACTGCCTCCAAAACATGAAGAGAGGCACTGTTGTTGGAGAAAAGACCGCCGGGGGTTCGGTCAAACTAAATCAAATCAAGGTGGGGGACACTGACTTTTACGTGACATTGCCAACTGCGAAGTCCATCAACCCCATCACAGGTTCAACCTGGGAGCTTGCAGGCGTCACCCCCGACGTTGAAGTCAACGCAGAGGACGCCCTTGCTACAGCTATCAAGATAGTGGAACTCCGCGCAGAAGTCCCCGCCATCATTGAGGGGTCGGCAGCACTAATCTCCGACAACTATGCCTTCGAGGAAGTTGGGGTTGCTGTTGCCGCAAAACTGAAAGGTCTCTTGCAGAACGGCAACTACAGCATGGTTGTCTCCAAGAAAGGTCTTGAAGAAAAGTTGTCTGCCGACTTAAACACTCTGTGTGGTGACAAGAGCCTGAAGACCACCAGTAACACTCCAGTCCTGCCACCTATG GATTATACTCCCGAGATGTATATCGAGCTCATAAAAGTCTCCTTCCACACCGACATTTTTGAAAACAACATCGGTTACCTGCGTTTTGACATGTTTGGAGACTTTGAGGAGGTCAAGGCCATTGCGCAGATTATTGTGGAGCACGTGTGGAGCAAGGTGGTCAACACAGATGCCATGATCATTGACCTCAG GAACAACCTTGGTGGCCCGACGACTGCTATCGCAGGTTTCTGCTCTTACTTCTTTGATGCCAACAAGCAGATTGTACTGGACAAGTTGTATGACAGACAGTCTGGCACCACCACTGAACTCCTGACACTGCCTGAACTCACTG GAACAAGGTATGGATCCAAGAAGAGCCTAATCATTCTGACCAGTGGAGCAACAGCTGGCGCGGCAGAGGAGTTTGTCTATATCCTGAAGAAACTTGGCCGTGCTATGATTGTAGGAGAGACCACTTCCGGGTCATCCCATCCGCCCAAGACCTTCCGCGTTGGTGAGACCGACATCTTCCTCAGCATTCCTACAGTCCACTCTGACACAACAACCGGGCCAGCCTGGGAAGGAACTGGCGTTGCACCTCACATACCCGTCTCAGCAGCCGCTGCCCTTGAAACTGCCAAGGGCATTTTCAATAAGCACTTGGGAGGCCAGAATTAA